A DNA window from Fusobacterium perfoetens ATCC 29250 contains the following coding sequences:
- a CDS encoding type I restriction endonuclease subunit R, which produces MMTEAELEKNLIDDLIGLGYERTNIKDEEGLISNLKSQLEKFNNIKLSQNEFKKILIHLSGDSIFEKAKKLRDRFELPTDKGEIKYISFLDSKNVENNLFQVANQITMKGQYENRYDVTILVNGLPLVQIELKKKTIQLKKAFYQIQRYQRHSYSYKTLFQYIQIFVISNEENTRYFSNNKELKYEFTFPWADEYNLKKNRLTDFTKTFLDKKHLGNMLTKYIVTNETQKALMILRPYQYYAVEKIIDRVKTSPGMNGYIWHTTGSGKTLTSFKASQIISTLDEVEKVVFCVDRKDLDYQTSKEFNAFAPGSISRVEDTDEFVKNMLNGTNKVVVTTIQKLNNAISKPYYLKRMEKIKDKRLVFIFDECHRTQFGETHSRIDNFFTNKQFFGFTGTPIFSENAVKYKTTADLFGQRLHTYTIKEAIDDENVLGFSVEYYSTFNLKDENGDDLSPDEMIENGIDTKEVFSKRERLENIVDFIIKNHNAKTSHGEYQSIFAISDINTLIEYYNIFKEKNTNLRIASIFTYEANVDLANDEGTFEVEGDECKHPREHLDRMVADYNKMFGDNFNLNAENGFNSYFIDISKKLKERKIDILLVVNMFLTGFDSKYLNTLYVDKNLKYHGLIQAYSRTNRILNVNKPHGNIVCFRNLKKRTDEAIRLFSDESACETVLMKSYGEYVEIFNDYLKTLRALAENSQEVDNLETEENKLSFIETFKNLLRVMNKLTSFSTFSYDDLNISQDDFESYKSKYIDMYDTLVGQGTKNNGDKTSIIDEIDFEIELLAKDNINVSYIISLLKNLDSKEATFVKDVEYILKTIDSVPSLKNKRELLERFIEENREIFTIESKEDVEDKLSEYMQEQKKKAIEELITEEELKADKVNNIIEKCEFTEKKPEVADIKESFVTRPSILKLNKRIEDIQHKIESIIEKFNFFNM; this is translated from the coding sequence ATGATGACAGAAGCAGAATTAGAAAAAAATTTAATAGATGACTTGATTGGGTTAGGATATGAGAGAACTAATATAAAAGATGAAGAGGGATTAATTTCTAATTTAAAATCACAGTTAGAAAAGTTTAATAATATAAAGCTTAGTCAAAATGAATTTAAAAAAATACTTATTCATCTATCTGGAGATAGTATATTTGAGAAAGCTAAAAAATTAAGAGATAGATTTGAACTTCCTACAGATAAAGGAGAGATTAAATATATATCTTTTCTTGATAGTAAAAATGTAGAAAATAATCTTTTTCAAGTAGCTAATCAAATCACAATGAAAGGACAATATGAAAATAGATATGATGTAACTATTCTTGTAAATGGACTTCCATTGGTACAGATAGAACTTAAGAAAAAAACAATCCAATTAAAAAAAGCTTTTTATCAAATACAAAGATATCAAAGACATTCATATTCATATAAAACTCTTTTTCAATATATTCAAATTTTTGTAATCAGTAATGAGGAAAATACAAGATATTTTTCTAATAATAAAGAGTTAAAATATGAATTTACTTTCCCTTGGGCTGATGAGTATAACCTAAAGAAAAATAGATTAACTGATTTTACAAAAACTTTCTTAGATAAAAAACATCTTGGAAATATGCTTACTAAATATATAGTTACTAATGAAACTCAAAAAGCTCTTATGATATTAAGACCATACCAATATTATGCTGTTGAAAAAATAATAGACAGGGTAAAAACTTCTCCAGGTATGAATGGATATATTTGGCATACTACAGGAAGTGGAAAAACTCTGACATCATTTAAGGCTAGTCAAATAATATCTACTCTTGATGAAGTAGAAAAAGTTGTTTTTTGTGTAGATAGAAAAGACTTAGACTATCAAACATCAAAGGAATTTAACGCCTTTGCTCCAGGTTCAATAAGTCGTGTAGAAGATACAGACGAATTTGTAAAAAATATGTTAAATGGAACTAATAAAGTGGTGGTAACTACCATTCAAAAGTTAAATAATGCCATTAGTAAACCATATTATCTAAAAAGAATGGAGAAAATAAAAGATAAAAGACTTGTATTTATTTTTGATGAATGTCATAGAACACAGTTTGGAGAAACTCATTCAAGAATTGATAACTTTTTTACTAATAAACAATTTTTCGGATTTACAGGAACACCAATATTTTCAGAAAATGCTGTAAAGTATAAAACAACTGCTGATTTATTTGGGCAAAGACTTCATACTTATACAATAAAAGAAGCTATAGATGATGAAAATGTATTAGGTTTTTCAGTAGAGTATTACTCTACTTTTAATTTAAAAGATGAAAATGGAGATGATTTATCTCCTGATGAGATGATAGAAAATGGAATTGACACAAAAGAGGTATTTTCAAAAAGAGAAAGACTTGAAAATATAGTTGATTTTATAATTAAAAATCATAATGCTAAAACTTCTCATGGAGAATATCAAAGTATATTTGCTATAAGTGATATAAATACTTTAATTGAATATTACAATATTTTTAAAGAAAAAAATACAAATTTAAGAATAGCAAGTATTTTTACCTATGAAGCCAATGTAGATTTAGCTAATGACGAGGGAACTTTTGAGGTAGAGGGAGATGAGTGTAAACACCCAAGAGAACACCTTGATAGAATGGTAGCTGACTACAATAAAATGTTTGGAGATAATTTTAATCTTAATGCTGAAAATGGTTTCAATAGTTATTTCATAGATATTTCAAAAAAATTAAAAGAGAGAAAAATAGATATACTACTTGTAGTAAATATGTTTTTAACAGGTTTTGACAGTAAATATCTAAATACTTTGTATGTAGATAAAAATTTGAAATATCATGGACTTATACAAGCATATTCAAGAACTAATAGAATTTTAAATGTAAATAAACCTCATGGAAATATTGTATGTTTTAGAAATCTAAAGAAAAGAACAGATGAGGCTATAAGATTATTCTCTGATGAGAGTGCTTGTGAAACTGTGCTTATGAAAAGTTATGGGGAATATGTAGAGATTTTTAATGACTATTTAAAAACTTTAAGAGCTTTGGCTGAAAATTCACAAGAGGTAGATAACTTAGAAACAGAGGAAAATAAACTATCATTTATTGAAACATTTAAAAATCTTTTAAGGGTAATGAATAAATTAACAAGCTTTTCAACTTTCTCATATGATGATTTGAATATTTCACAAGATGATTTTGAATCATATAAAAGTAAATATATAGATATGTATGATACTTTGGTAGGGCAAGGAACAAAAAATAATGGAGATAAAACTTCTATTATAGATGAGATTGATTTTGAAATTGAATTACTAGCTAAAGATAATATAAATGTAAGCTATATTATATCTTTGCTTAAAAATCTTGATAGTAAGGAAGCTACATTTGTAAAAGATGTAGAATATATTTTAAAAACTATTGATAGTGTTCCGAGCTTAAAAAATAAAAGGGAATTACTAGAGAGATTTATAGAAGAAAATAGAGAAATATTCACAATAGAATCAAAAGAAGATGTAGAAGATAAATTATCTGAATATATGCAAGAACAAAAGAAAAAAGCTATTGAAGAATTAATAACAGAGGAAGAATTAAAGGCTGATAAAGTAAATAATATAATAGAAAAATGTGAGTTTACAGAGAAAAAGCCAGAAGTGGCAGATATAAAAGAATCTTTTGTAACAAGACCAAGTATTTTAAAATTAAATAAAAGAATTGAAGATATACAACACAAAATAGAAAGTATTATAGAAAAGTTTAATTTCTTTAATATGTAG